In one Molothrus ater isolate BHLD 08-10-18 breed brown headed cowbird chromosome 6, BPBGC_Mater_1.1, whole genome shotgun sequence genomic region, the following are encoded:
- the LOC118686957 gene encoding collagen alpha-1(I) chain-like, which yields MCGCGLDRKTETLNLGRVRSTAEHRRICRIFPEACPEIFVGRTGKASRTPRDPEPGCCRLLSPERKTPWAPRGYEFLLGPPSTECPGRLSSQAFPADWEGPSAAADLGAAFRIWPPAGPCGDVSPRAEGPPAPPAAAGGSRASSRTLPQKSLLTASPRRWLVSPGGEALPEVPAERFFPDALEHAELEPPAAPAAALPPLAPALAASPGLPGKAIDSGGEPRQRGSERGPLQCSVSAADGRPGDAPAAAEGDSRPAPPRNSPSSQLREGAAPLAPPPREAAGSPAPTGAPGLPAAQPAIVVTTSAHAAPAEDNAPLDPSVPPLPPPLLGLRDTRGSGRPSSTARDGSDRGVPAFGRRPGGKC from the exons ATGTGTGGCTGTGGCCTGGACCGGAAAACCGAGACCCTGAATTTGGGCAGGGTTCGCAGCACGGCTGAGCACAGAAGAATCTGCCGAATTTTCCCAGAAGCGTGTCCAGAGATCTTCGTGGGACGGACGGGAAAAGCCTCTAGGACCCCACGGGACCCCGAGCCTGGATGCTGCCGCCTGCTTTCCCCTGAGAGGAAG ACGCCATGGGCTCCCCGTGGGTATGAATTCCTCCTGGGACCCCCGAGCACGGAATGCCCTGGACGCTTATCTTCTCAGGCATTTCCAGCGGACTGGGAGGGTCCATCGGCAGCTGCCGACCTGGGAGCTGCTTTTCGCATTT GGCCTCCGGCAGGGCCGTGTGGGGACGTCTCCCCCCGCGCTGAGGGCCCACCAGCCCCCCCCGCCGCAGCAGGCGGGAGCAGAGCCTCTTCAAGGACACTCCCCCAGAAGAGTCTCCTCACGGCCAGTCCCCGCCGCTGGCTTGTCTCCCCGGGAGGGGAGGCTTTGCCTGAGGTGCCGGCAGAGAGGTTTTTTCCTGACGCCCTGGAGCATGCGGAATTGGAGCCACCCGCAGCTCCGGCGGCGGCACTGCCGCCTCTGGCACCGGCACTCGCCGCTTCGCCCGGGTTGCCAGGCAAGGCAATCGACAGCGGCGGTGAGCCGCGGCAGCGCGGCTCAGAGCGGGGGCCGCTTCAGTGTAGTGTCTCCGCCGCTGACGGCCGGCCTGGAGATGCCCCGGCAGCCGCCGAGGGGGATTCCCGGCCGGCACCGCCGCGGAATTCTCCCTCCTCCCAACTCCGGGAGGGCGCGGCCCCGCTCGCACCCCCACCGAGGGAGGCGGCTGGCAGCCCCGCGCCCACCGGCGCACCAggtctgcctgcagcacagccagcaatTGTAGTCACGACATCGGCCCACGCAGCACCGGCGGAGGACAACGCCCCGCTGGACCCGTCGGTCCCGCCGCTTCCTCCAcccctcctggggctgagaGACACCCGCGGCTCCGGCCgcccctccagcacagcccgTGACGGCTCCGACCGCGGCGTCCCCGCCTTCGGCCGCCGCCCCGGCGGGAAATGTTGA
- the SVIP gene encoding small VCP/p97-interacting protein has translation MGQCLPCMGDAVKDVVETPDPEIKRRQLAEAAEKRQMEASSRGIKNVHSVEQKKKKQEEIERRMAASRPGGEGGLRWQVG, from the exons ATGgggcagtgcctgccctgcaTGGGGGACGCCGTCAAGGATGTGGTGGAGACGCCGGACCCG gaaataaaaagaagacaACTGGCAGAAGCCGCTGAAAAGAGGCAGATGGAG GCTTCCTCTCGAGGTATTAAGAATGTTCACTCTGTagagcagaagaagaagaaacaggagGAAATAGAAAGAAGAATGGCAGCTTCACgtcctggaggagaaggaggactGAGa TGGCAGGTTGGATAA